A window from Micromonospora terminaliae encodes these proteins:
- the mgrA gene encoding L-glyceraldehyde 3-phosphate reductase, producing the protein MTYLASEDRYDSMIYRRSGRSGLRLPAISLGLWHNFGPDRPYERQRDIVRRAFDLGITHFDLANNYGPPPGAAEENFGRMLATDLKPYRDELVISSKAGYLMWPGPYGEWGSRKYLISSLDQSLRRMGLDYVDIFYSHRFDPDTPLEETMGALDAVVRSGKALYVGISNYNSEQTARAAEILRELGTPLLINQPSYSMLNRWTEADGLLDTLEQAGAGCIAYSPLAQGLLTDRYLGGIPADSRVRTSVFLNESDLSEEKMATIRGLAAVAERRGQSLAQLALAWALRDPRMTSLIIGASSVAQLEGNVAALDNLDLGAEELAEIDRHLG; encoded by the coding sequence GTGACCTACCTCGCCAGCGAAGACCGTTACGACTCGATGATCTACCGGCGCAGCGGCCGGAGCGGCCTGCGCCTGCCCGCCATCTCGCTCGGGCTGTGGCACAACTTCGGGCCGGACCGCCCGTACGAGCGGCAGCGGGACATCGTCCGGCGCGCCTTCGACCTCGGGATCACCCACTTCGACCTGGCCAACAACTACGGCCCGCCGCCCGGCGCCGCCGAGGAGAACTTCGGCCGGATGCTCGCCACCGACCTGAAGCCGTACCGGGACGAGCTGGTCATCTCCAGCAAGGCCGGCTATCTCATGTGGCCCGGCCCGTACGGCGAGTGGGGCTCGCGCAAGTACCTGATCTCGTCGCTGGACCAGTCGCTGCGCCGGATGGGCCTCGACTACGTCGACATCTTCTACTCCCACCGGTTCGACCCGGACACCCCGCTGGAGGAGACGATGGGCGCGCTGGACGCAGTCGTCCGCTCCGGCAAGGCGCTCTACGTCGGCATCTCCAACTACAACTCGGAGCAGACCGCCCGGGCCGCCGAGATCCTCCGCGAGCTGGGCACCCCGCTGCTGATCAACCAGCCGTCGTACTCGATGCTCAACCGCTGGACCGAGGCCGACGGCCTGCTGGACACGCTGGAGCAGGCCGGCGCCGGCTGCATCGCCTACAGCCCGCTGGCGCAGGGCCTGCTCACCGACCGCTACCTGGGGGGCATTCCCGCCGACTCCCGGGTGCGCACCAGCGTCTTCCTCAACGAGAGCGACCTCAGCGAGGAGAAGATGGCGACCATCCGCGGGCTCGCCGCAGTGGCCGAGCGGCGCGGCCAGAGCCTGGCCCAGCTGGCGCTGGCCTGGGCGCTGCGCGACCCCCGCATGACCAGCCTGATCATCGGGGCGAGCAGCGTCGCCCAGCTGGAGGGGAACG
- a CDS encoding aldo/keto reductase codes for MRYVPLDTPKPISKIGLGTWQFGSREWGYGPDYEQRAAQIVRRALDLGVTLFDTAEIYGFGRSERILGAALGDDRAKVVVASKIFPVLPLAPVVQQRAVASAARLGVAGIDLYQVHQPNPVVADTTTMRGMRTLQDVGLVGEVGVSNYGLRRWRFAEAALGRRVLSNQVRYSMVDRGPEKDLIPYAEQAGRIVIAYSPLAQGFLSGRYDARNPPAGAVRRANPYFLPANLDRGTELIATLREIADAHDATPSQIALAYVLRQPSVVAIPGASGVEQVERNAAAAEIDLADDEYAALVTAAHAFRPVTGLAAVPKLIRARTGK; via the coding sequence ATGCGCTACGTCCCGCTCGACACTCCCAAGCCCATCTCGAAGATCGGCCTCGGCACGTGGCAGTTCGGCTCGCGGGAGTGGGGCTACGGCCCCGACTACGAACAGCGGGCGGCGCAGATCGTCCGGCGGGCGCTCGACCTGGGCGTCACGCTCTTCGACACCGCCGAGATCTACGGCTTCGGCCGCAGCGAGCGCATCCTCGGCGCGGCGCTGGGCGACGACCGGGCCAAGGTCGTGGTCGCCAGCAAGATCTTCCCGGTGCTGCCGCTCGCCCCGGTCGTGCAGCAGCGGGCGGTCGCCTCGGCCGCCCGGCTCGGCGTGGCCGGCATCGACCTCTACCAGGTGCACCAGCCCAACCCGGTGGTCGCCGACACCACCACCATGCGCGGCATGCGGACGCTCCAGGACGTCGGGCTGGTCGGCGAGGTCGGGGTCAGCAACTACGGCCTGCGCCGCTGGCGGTTCGCCGAGGCCGCGCTGGGTCGCCGGGTGCTGAGCAACCAGGTCCGCTACAGCATGGTCGACCGCGGCCCCGAGAAGGACCTGATCCCGTACGCGGAGCAGGCCGGCCGCATCGTCATCGCGTACAGCCCGCTCGCGCAGGGCTTCCTGTCCGGCCGGTACGACGCGCGGAACCCGCCGGCCGGTGCGGTGCGGCGGGCCAACCCGTACTTCCTGCCGGCGAACCTCGACCGGGGCACCGAACTGATCGCCACCCTGCGCGAGATCGCCGACGCGCACGACGCCACGCCCAGCCAGATCGCCCTGGCGTACGTGCTCCGCCAGCCCAGCGTGGTGGCCATCCCCGGCGCGTCCGGGGTGGAGCAGGTCGAGCGCAACGCGGCCGCCGCCGAGATCGACCTGGCCGACGACGAGTACGCCGCGCTCGTCACCGCCGCCCACGCGTTCCGCCCGGTCACCGGGCTGGCCGCCGTACCCAAGCTGATCCGCGCCCGCACCGGGAAGTGA
- a CDS encoding hemerythrin domain-containing protein yields the protein MDDITALILDDHAAFRRGFARLDDARDPAELLAVWEALALHLDIHAEAEEAILYPHLVKHGDDGAEETEDAIGDHNKIRDAVAESKLHEVGSDAWWAAVWRARRENSEHLAEEEDEALPDFRRHASVELRAELGQRWLTFYGEHKNGRNLPFRDKDPERYVQDHR from the coding sequence ATGGACGACATCACCGCACTGATCCTCGACGACCACGCCGCCTTCCGCCGCGGCTTCGCCCGGCTCGACGACGCCCGGGACCCGGCCGAGCTGCTGGCCGTCTGGGAGGCGCTCGCCCTGCACCTCGACATCCACGCCGAGGCCGAGGAGGCCATCCTCTACCCGCACCTCGTCAAGCACGGCGACGACGGCGCGGAGGAGACCGAGGACGCCATCGGCGACCACAACAAGATCCGCGACGCCGTCGCCGAGTCGAAGCTGCACGAGGTGGGCTCGGACGCGTGGTGGGCGGCCGTGTGGCGGGCCCGCCGGGAGAACAGCGAGCACCTGGCCGAAGAGGAGGACGAGGCGCTGCCCGACTTCCGCCGGCACGCCAGCGTCGAGCTGCGGGCCGAGCTCGGGCAGCGCTGGCTCACCTTCTACGGCGAGCACAAGAACGGCCGCAACCTGCCCTTCCGCGACAAGGACCCGGAGCGGTACGTCCAGGATCACCGCTGA
- a CDS encoding sensor histidine kinase, which translates to MTVPGVLAPLVRGSTWRRAVFLLLGGVLALPYALLVAAFAQLLGNAGVPRPVGGGLLLVGGGLAAVPVFLAGSRALEIAAARALLEVDLPEPAPGHRIDRETRLRSALWIALHLLTGALVLFAAISAFPMALVFLAGLAGVDTGAGPGDGFGPFDPDRPVVAGLAGLALLVALGYAVAGLGALAASMAPVLLGPAQAERIAALEARSARLAERNRLARELHDSVGHALTVATLQAGAARELLDTDPEFTRRALRAIEETSRRAMDDLDHVLGLLRETADGTAPAPTAPQATLNGLDRLVADTRAAGLAVESRVSGALDGLPAVVSREGYRIVQEGLTNAARHGRGPVRLRVAVPPGRLEIELVNALRGTTGPGGGGRGLDGMRERVLLLGGQLTAGPEGDRWRVRVTLPAPRGETR; encoded by the coding sequence GTGACGGTCCCGGGCGTGCTGGCGCCGCTGGTGCGCGGGAGCACCTGGCGGCGCGCCGTGTTCCTGCTCCTCGGCGGGGTGCTCGCCCTGCCGTACGCGCTGCTCGTGGCGGCGTTCGCGCAACTGCTCGGCAACGCCGGCGTGCCCCGTCCGGTCGGCGGCGGGCTGCTGCTGGTCGGCGGGGGGCTCGCCGCCGTGCCGGTGTTCCTCGCCGGCAGCCGGGCGCTGGAGATCGCCGCCGCGCGGGCGCTGCTCGAGGTCGACCTGCCCGAGCCCGCGCCGGGCCACCGGATCGACCGGGAGACCCGGCTGCGCTCCGCGCTCTGGATCGCCCTGCACCTGCTCACCGGCGCGCTCGTGCTGTTCGCGGCGATCAGCGCGTTCCCCATGGCGCTGGTCTTCCTCGCCGGGCTGGCCGGCGTGGACACCGGCGCCGGCCCCGGCGACGGCTTCGGCCCGTTCGACCCGGACCGCCCGGTCGTGGCGGGACTGGCCGGGCTGGCCCTGCTGGTCGCGCTCGGGTACGCGGTCGCCGGGCTGGGCGCGCTCGCCGCCTCGATGGCGCCCGTGCTGCTCGGCCCGGCCCAGGCCGAGCGGATCGCCGCCCTGGAGGCCCGGTCCGCCCGCCTGGCCGAGCGCAACCGGCTGGCCCGCGAGCTGCACGACTCGGTGGGGCACGCCTTGACCGTGGCGACCCTCCAGGCCGGCGCCGCCCGCGAGCTGCTCGACACCGATCCGGAGTTCACCCGCCGGGCGCTGCGCGCCATCGAGGAGACCAGCCGCCGGGCGATGGACGACCTGGACCACGTGCTCGGCCTGCTCCGGGAGACGGCGGACGGGACGGCGCCCGCGCCCACCGCGCCGCAGGCCACCCTGAACGGGCTGGACCGCCTGGTCGCCGACACCCGGGCGGCCGGCCTGGCCGTGGAGTCCCGGGTCAGCGGGGCGCTCGACGGGCTGCCCGCCGTGGTGTCCCGGGAGGGCTACCGGATCGTGCAGGAGGGGCTGACCAACGCGGCCCGGCACGGCCGGGGACCGGTGCGCCTGCGGGTGGCCGTACCCCCTGGTCGTCTGGAGATCGAGCTGGTCAACGCGCTGCGCGGCACAACCGGGCCGGGTGGCGGCGGGCGCGGCCTGGACGGCATGCGGGAGCGGGTGCTGCTGCTCGGCGGGCAGCTCACGGCCGGCCCGGAGGGCGACCGCTGGCGGGTCCGGGTCACCCTGCCGGCGCCGAGGGGGGAGACCCGGTGA
- a CDS encoding response regulator → MTIDVLIVDDDELIRVGLRAIVDAQPDLRVVGEATDGAEVPPLVARLRPRVVLMDVRMPAIDGIQATRRLLAASADPPRVLVVTTFANDEYVYEALRAGASGFLLKRARPAEVVEAIRVVAAGESLLFPAAIRRLAGAYGVRGGDGLRAARLTEREGEVLRLMAAGLSNPEIADRLVVGVETVKTHVGNVLAKLGVRDRTQAVIAAYESGFVMPAG, encoded by the coding sequence GTGACCATCGACGTGCTGATCGTCGACGACGACGAGCTGATCCGGGTCGGCCTGCGGGCGATCGTGGACGCCCAGCCGGACCTGCGGGTGGTCGGCGAGGCCACGGACGGCGCCGAGGTGCCGCCGCTGGTGGCCCGGCTGCGCCCCCGGGTGGTGCTCATGGACGTCCGGATGCCGGCCATCGACGGCATCCAGGCCACCCGGCGGCTGCTGGCCGCCTCCGCCGACCCGCCCCGGGTGCTCGTCGTCACCACGTTCGCCAACGACGAGTACGTCTACGAGGCGCTGCGCGCCGGGGCCAGCGGGTTCCTGCTCAAGCGGGCCCGCCCGGCCGAGGTCGTGGAGGCGATCCGGGTGGTGGCGGCCGGTGAGTCACTGCTCTTCCCGGCGGCGATCCGGCGGCTCGCCGGCGCGTACGGCGTCCGGGGCGGCGACGGGCTGCGCGCGGCCCGGCTCACCGAGCGGGAGGGCGAGGTGCTGCGGCTCATGGCCGCCGGGCTGTCCAACCCGGAGATCGCCGACCGGCTGGTGGTCGGCGTGGAGACCGTCAAGACGCACGTCGGCAACGTGCTGGCCAAGCTCGGGGTGCGCGACCGGACCCAGGCGGTGATCGCCGCCTACGAGTCGGGTTTCGTAATGCCGGCCGGCTGA
- a CDS encoding magnesium chelatase, whose amino-acid sequence MGRVTAPNQVPPVPPADLPGTLGELRASGHHYRTVKQELRDNLLARMRAGEERFPGIVGYEDTVLPEVERALLAGHDMVLLGERGQGKTRLIRSLGALLDEWTPVLPGSVLNEHPMHPLTPASRALVAERGDDLPIGWLHRSMRYGEKLATPDTSVGDLIGDVDPIRLAQGRTLGDPETIHFGLVPRTNRGVFAVNELPDLAERIQVALLNVLEERDIQVRGYQLRLPLDLLLVASANPEDYTNRGRIITPLKDRFGAEIRTHYPLDLELELALIRQEADLHATVPEHVLEVLARFARAVRESPSVDPRSGVSARFAIAAAETVAAAALRRAGLLAAAAHEAPVARVGDAVSVTSTLRGKVEFESGEEGREIEVLGHLLRTATAETFRARLAGLDLSGFTALVAEGAEIETGELVSSAELLRQVGTVPGLAKVLDRLGLGDAPTPEEAAAGIEFVLEGLHLTRRLGKDVTESGRTVYGGRG is encoded by the coding sequence GTGGGTCGGGTGACTGCGCCCAACCAGGTTCCCCCGGTCCCGCCCGCCGACCTGCCCGGCACGCTCGGCGAGCTGCGGGCGTCCGGCCATCACTACCGCACGGTCAAGCAGGAACTCCGCGACAACCTCCTCGCCCGGATGCGCGCCGGCGAGGAGCGCTTCCCCGGCATCGTCGGGTACGAGGACACGGTGCTGCCCGAGGTCGAGCGGGCCCTGCTCGCCGGCCACGACATGGTGCTGCTCGGCGAGCGCGGCCAGGGCAAGACCCGGCTCATCCGCTCCCTCGGCGCGCTGCTCGACGAGTGGACCCCGGTGCTCCCCGGCTCGGTGCTCAACGAGCACCCGATGCACCCGCTCACCCCGGCGTCCCGCGCCCTCGTCGCCGAGCGCGGCGACGACCTGCCGATCGGCTGGCTGCACCGCTCGATGCGCTACGGCGAGAAGCTCGCCACCCCGGACACCAGCGTCGGCGACCTCATCGGCGACGTCGACCCGATCCGGCTCGCCCAGGGGCGTACCCTCGGCGACCCGGAGACCATCCACTTCGGACTCGTGCCGCGCACCAACCGGGGCGTCTTCGCCGTCAACGAGCTGCCCGACCTGGCCGAGCGCATCCAGGTGGCGCTGCTCAACGTGCTGGAGGAACGGGACATCCAGGTCCGCGGCTACCAGCTCCGGCTGCCGCTGGACCTGCTCCTGGTGGCCAGCGCCAACCCGGAGGACTACACCAACCGGGGCCGGATCATCACCCCGCTCAAGGACCGCTTCGGTGCGGAGATCCGCACCCACTACCCGCTCGACCTGGAGCTGGAGCTGGCCCTGATCCGGCAGGAGGCGGACCTGCACGCCACCGTCCCGGAGCACGTGCTGGAGGTGCTCGCCCGGTTCGCCCGCGCCGTCCGCGAGTCGCCGTCGGTGGACCCGCGGTCCGGCGTCTCCGCCCGCTTCGCCATCGCCGCCGCCGAAACCGTCGCGGCCGCCGCGCTGCGCCGCGCCGGCCTGCTGGCCGCCGCCGCCCACGAGGCCCCGGTCGCCCGGGTCGGCGACGCCGTCTCGGTGACCTCCACGCTGCGCGGCAAGGTCGAGTTCGAGAGCGGCGAGGAGGGCCGGGAGATCGAGGTCCTCGGTCACCTGCTGCGGACCGCCACCGCCGAGACGTTCCGGGCCCGGCTGGCCGGGCTGGACCTCTCCGGGTTCACCGCGCTGGTCGCCGAGGGCGCCGAGATCGAGACCGGCGAGCTGGTCTCCTCGGCCGAACTGCTCCGCCAGGTCGGCACCGTACCCGGGCTGGCCAAGGTGCTCGACCGGCTCGGCCTCGGCGACGCGCCCACCCCCGAGGAGGCCGCCGCCGGGATCGAGTTCGTCCTTGAGGGCCTGCACCTCACCCGCCGGCTGGGCAAGGACGTCACCGAGTCCGGGCGCACCGTCTACGGCGGCCGGGGCTGA
- a CDS encoding vWA domain-containing protein gives MAGNRFRYGQWRGGPDPLAPPYDVRAAVDAVGAEVLAGGSLRDALRDLLRRGPQGRGGLDDVAARARRLRREALRRGDLDGAVTRAQALLDQALAAEREELRGRDDDDARFAEAVLDNLPRSTARAVEELSGYDWASDEARASYQRILDGLRGEVLEQRFAGLRDAARAAADPAAQRQLAEMMHDLNDLLARHARSEDTTDAFAEFMRRHGEFFPERPKDVDELIDVLARRSAAGERLMRSLSDRQREELAGLMRQSLGEQLAGELSQLDAHLRSLRPDLNWQRGERVRGDQPLGYGEATGALGEIAELDELLDSLDQDHPGATLDDVDVEAVARTLGRDAADDVRRLQELERELRRQGWVTRDAEGLTLSPKALRRLAGTALRRVFADLTAGPRGQHDLRSAGAAGEVSGASRQWEYGDEQPLDVVRTLTRAVRRAGPGVPVQLAVEDFEVMETERRASAAVALCVDLSYSMISQGRWGPMKQTALALSHLMATRFPQDALQIIGFGREAMPLTQQELAAVEPDMEQGTNLQHALRLAGRHLRRHPGAEPVVLVVTDGEPTAHLDPEGGEAYFHWPPLPETIEATIREVDKLTRYGATLNLFMLGDDPGLRRFVDAVARRSKGRMFTPDLDDLGEYVVSDYLRARHGRR, from the coding sequence ATGGCCGGCAACCGGTTCCGGTACGGGCAGTGGCGCGGCGGGCCCGACCCGCTCGCCCCGCCCTACGACGTACGCGCCGCCGTGGACGCGGTGGGCGCGGAGGTCCTCGCCGGCGGCAGCCTGCGGGACGCGCTGCGCGACCTGCTGCGGCGCGGCCCGCAGGGGCGCGGCGGCCTGGACGACGTGGCCGCCCGGGCCCGCCGGCTGCGCCGGGAGGCGCTGCGCCGGGGCGACCTGGACGGCGCGGTGACCCGTGCGCAGGCACTGCTCGACCAGGCCCTCGCCGCCGAGCGGGAGGAGCTGCGCGGGCGGGACGACGACGACGCCCGCTTCGCCGAGGCGGTGCTGGACAACCTGCCCCGCTCGACCGCCCGGGCCGTGGAGGAACTGTCCGGGTACGACTGGGCCAGCGACGAGGCGCGCGCCAGCTACCAGCGGATCCTCGACGGGCTGCGCGGCGAGGTGCTCGAGCAGCGCTTCGCCGGGCTGCGCGACGCGGCGCGGGCCGCCGCCGACCCGGCCGCCCAGCGGCAGCTGGCCGAGATGATGCACGACCTCAACGACCTGCTCGCCCGGCACGCCCGGTCCGAGGACACCACCGACGCGTTCGCCGAGTTCATGCGGCGGCACGGCGAGTTCTTCCCGGAGCGGCCGAAGGACGTCGACGAGCTGATCGACGTGCTGGCCCGCCGGTCGGCGGCCGGGGAGCGGCTCATGCGGTCGCTGTCCGACCGGCAGCGCGAGGAACTGGCCGGGCTCATGCGCCAGTCCCTCGGCGAGCAGCTGGCCGGGGAGCTGTCCCAGCTCGACGCCCACCTGCGGTCGCTGCGCCCCGACCTCAACTGGCAGCGCGGCGAACGGGTCCGAGGCGACCAGCCGCTCGGCTACGGCGAGGCCACCGGCGCGCTCGGCGAGATCGCCGAACTGGACGAGCTGCTGGACTCCCTCGACCAGGACCACCCCGGCGCCACCCTCGACGACGTCGACGTCGAGGCGGTCGCCCGGACGCTCGGCCGGGACGCCGCCGACGACGTACGCCGGCTGCAGGAGCTGGAACGCGAGCTGCGCAGGCAGGGCTGGGTGACCCGGGACGCCGAGGGGCTGACGCTCAGCCCGAAGGCGCTGCGCCGGCTCGCCGGCACCGCCCTGCGCCGGGTCTTCGCCGACCTGACCGCCGGCCCGCGCGGCCAGCACGACCTGCGCTCCGCGGGTGCCGCCGGCGAGGTGAGCGGCGCCTCCCGCCAGTGGGAGTACGGCGACGAGCAGCCCCTCGACGTGGTGCGCACCCTCACCCGCGCGGTCCGCCGGGCCGGCCCCGGGGTGCCCGTGCAGCTCGCGGTCGAGGACTTCGAGGTGATGGAGACCGAGCGGCGGGCATCGGCGGCGGTGGCGCTCTGCGTCGACCTGTCGTACTCGATGATCTCGCAGGGCCGTTGGGGGCCGATGAAGCAGACGGCGCTGGCCCTGTCGCACCTCATGGCGACGCGCTTCCCGCAGGACGCCCTGCAGATCATCGGTTTCGGCCGGGAGGCCATGCCGCTGACCCAGCAGGAGCTGGCCGCCGTGGAGCCGGACATGGAGCAGGGCACCAACCTCCAGCACGCGCTGCGGCTGGCCGGGCGGCACCTGCGCCGGCACCCGGGCGCCGAGCCGGTCGTGCTGGTGGTCACCGACGGAGAGCCCACGGCCCACCTCGACCCGGAGGGCGGGGAGGCGTACTTCCACTGGCCGCCGCTGCCCGAGACCATCGAGGCGACCATCCGCGAGGTGGACAAGCTGACCCGGTACGGCGCCACGCTGAACCTGTTCATGCTCGGTGACGACCCGGGGCTGCGCCGGTTCGTGGACGCGGTGGCCCGCCGATCCAAGGGCCGGATGTTCACCCCCGACCTCGACGACCTCGGCGAGTACGTCGTCTCCGACTACCTCCGCGCCCGCCACGGCCGCCGCTGA
- a CDS encoding GlxA family transcriptional regulator — protein sequence MRNNRAMHRIAVLALDDVVGLDLGTPSQVFGTARTGDLTPLYRVEVCTPGGRPVRSTAGFQVLPDHGLELLDSADTVIVPGLHDGPPLTDGTLDAAVAAALRAAHDRGARIMSICTGAFVLAAAGLLDGRRATTHWAYADRFRRFHPQVDLDPDVLFIDDDGVLTSAGVAAGIDLCLHVIRTDHGSAVANRSARRCVVPPWRDGGQAQYIERPVPRTTDTGTAATREWARQRLHEPVALRELAAHARMSVRTFTRHFRSETGLSPAQWLLQQRTEHARVLLETTDLTVDQIARHAGFGTTAALRQHFHSRVGVAPSAYRRTFRPVP from the coding sequence ATGCGCAATAATCGGGCCATGCACCGTATCGCCGTCCTTGCCCTCGACGACGTGGTCGGCCTCGACCTGGGCACCCCGTCTCAGGTCTTCGGCACCGCCCGCACCGGCGACCTGACCCCCCTCTACCGCGTCGAGGTCTGCACCCCGGGCGGCCGGCCCGTCCGCAGCACGGCCGGCTTCCAGGTCCTGCCCGACCACGGCCTCGAGCTGCTGGACTCCGCCGACACGGTGATCGTCCCCGGCCTCCACGACGGCCCCCCACTGACCGACGGGACGCTGGACGCTGCGGTGGCGGCCGCGCTGCGCGCCGCCCACGACCGGGGTGCCCGGATCATGTCGATCTGCACGGGCGCGTTCGTGCTGGCCGCCGCCGGCCTGCTCGACGGCCGCCGGGCCACCACCCACTGGGCGTACGCGGACCGGTTCCGCCGGTTCCACCCGCAGGTGGACCTCGACCCGGACGTGCTCTTCATCGACGACGACGGGGTGCTCACCTCGGCCGGGGTGGCCGCCGGCATCGACCTCTGCCTGCACGTCATCCGCACCGACCACGGCAGCGCGGTGGCCAACCGGTCGGCCCGGCGCTGCGTGGTGCCGCCGTGGCGCGACGGCGGCCAGGCCCAGTACATCGAGCGCCCGGTGCCGCGGACCACGGACACCGGCACGGCGGCCACCCGGGAGTGGGCCCGGCAACGGCTGCACGAACCGGTCGCCCTGCGCGAACTGGCCGCGCACGCCCGGATGAGCGTGCGCACCTTCACCCGGCACTTCCGCTCGGAGACCGGGCTCAGCCCGGCGCAGTGGCTGCTCCAGCAGCGCACCGAGCACGCCCGGGTGCTGCTGGAGACCACGGACCTGACGGTCGACCAGATCGCCCGGCACGCCGGCTTCGGCACCACGGCAGCCCTGCGCCAGCACTTCCACTCGCGGGTCGGAGTGGCCCCCAGCGCCTACCGCCGCACCTTCCGCCCGGTTCCCTGA
- a CDS encoding MFS transporter has translation MTRHRLHPAWLVAGVSFVALVGAAGFRATPGVLLHPLHAEFGWPLATISAAVSVNLMLYGLTAPFAAALMDRFGIRRVVAGALLLVALGSALTVGMTASWQLILCWGVLVGLGTGSMALAFVATVTGRWFVKRRGLVTGVLTAGGAAGQLVFLPLVAVLVRDHGWRVAALVVAGAALAVVPLVVWLLREHPADLDLPAYGAAEVVPPAPPAGGAAARAIGALAAAARTRPFWLLAGGFAICGATTNGLVGTHFVPAAHDHGLPETTAAGLLALVGLFDIVGTVASGWLTDRVDSRLLLGAYYALRGASLLVLPSLFADSARPSMLVFIVFYGLDWVATVPPTVALCREWFGASGAVVFGWVFAAHQVGAALAATGAGLVRDRLGDYAPAWYVAGALSIGAAGLSLLLRRRGDEPAFALPVAVGRRAWSYRG, from the coding sequence GTGACCCGACACCGTCTGCATCCGGCCTGGCTCGTGGCCGGCGTCTCGTTCGTCGCCCTGGTCGGCGCCGCCGGCTTCCGCGCTACCCCCGGCGTGCTGTTGCACCCGCTGCACGCCGAGTTCGGCTGGCCGCTGGCCACCATCTCCGCCGCGGTCTCGGTCAACCTCATGCTCTACGGGCTCACCGCCCCCTTCGCCGCCGCACTGATGGACCGGTTCGGCATCCGCCGGGTGGTCGCCGGGGCGCTGCTGCTGGTGGCGCTGGGCAGCGCGCTGACCGTGGGTATGACGGCGAGCTGGCAGCTGATCCTCTGCTGGGGCGTACTCGTGGGGCTGGGCACCGGCTCGATGGCGCTGGCCTTCGTGGCGACGGTCACCGGGCGTTGGTTCGTCAAGCGCCGGGGCCTGGTCACCGGCGTGCTCACGGCCGGCGGCGCCGCGGGCCAGCTGGTGTTCCTCCCGCTGGTCGCCGTGCTGGTACGCGACCACGGCTGGCGGGTGGCGGCGCTGGTCGTGGCCGGGGCCGCGCTGGCGGTCGTACCCCTGGTGGTGTGGCTGCTCCGCGAGCACCCGGCGGATCTCGACCTGCCCGCCTACGGCGCGGCCGAGGTCGTGCCCCCGGCGCCGCCGGCCGGCGGGGCGGCGGCCCGGGCGATCGGCGCGCTGGCCGCCGCCGCGCGGACCCGGCCGTTCTGGCTGCTGGCCGGCGGCTTCGCGATCTGCGGCGCGACCACGAACGGCCTGGTCGGCACCCACTTCGTGCCGGCCGCGCACGACCACGGGCTGCCGGAGACCACCGCGGCCGGCCTGCTCGCCCTGGTTGGGCTCTTCGACATCGTCGGCACGGTCGCCTCCGGCTGGCTCACCGACCGGGTGGACAGCCGGCTGCTGCTCGGCGCCTACTACGCGCTGCGCGGCGCCTCGCTGCTGGTGCTGCCGAGCCTCTTCGCCGACTCCGCGCGGCCGAGCATGCTGGTCTTCATCGTCTTCTACGGCCTGGACTGGGTGGCCACCGTGCCGCCCACCGTGGCGCTGTGCCGGGAGTGGTTCGGCGCGTCCGGCGCGGTCGTCTTCGGCTGGGTGTTCGCCGCCCACCAGGTCGGCGCGGCGCTCGCCGCCACCGGGGCCGGGCTGGTCCGCGACCGGCTCGGCGACTACGCCCCGGCCTGGTACGTGGCCGGTGCCCTCTCGATCGGCGCGGCGGGGCTCTCCCTGCTGCTGCGCCGCCGGGGCGACGAGCCCGCGTTCGCCCTTCCCGTGGCGGTCGGCCGCCGGGCCTGGAGCTACCGGGGCTGA
- a CDS encoding RICIN domain-containing protein: protein MADPRPDPSGTVYGGRRPARRGLPQDPLMRIALGVAVVGVLLGVFFATGVLGAGGGDEPVVPAAAVPTPAASESSPAAPTTAPAPTTSAPSPSAAPTTPAVPAATPKVIRGIPSNLCLGVTGDDPEGAHAALADCTGGPEQQWVVTPVAADTYVLVNATSGKCLDVYGQSTDDGTDLVQWSCNGQANQQWKLNPTGSGPVLLVAVHSGKCAQVDDAGTEAGSELEQAPCNGAPEQQWAVG from the coding sequence ATGGCCGACCCACGCCCCGATCCGTCCGGCACCGTCTACGGCGGTCGCCGGCCGGCCCGCCGCGGGCTGCCGCAGGACCCGCTGATGCGGATCGCGCTGGGCGTCGCCGTGGTGGGCGTACTCCTGGGGGTGTTCTTCGCCACCGGCGTGCTCGGCGCCGGCGGCGGCGACGAGCCGGTGGTGCCGGCGGCGGCCGTGCCGACCCCGGCGGCGAGCGAGTCGAGCCCGGCCGCGCCCACGACGGCGCCGGCCCCCACGACGTCGGCGCCCTCGCCGAGCGCCGCGCCGACCACACCGGCGGTCCCCGCGGCCACCCCGAAGGTCATCCGCGGGATCCCCTCGAACCTCTGCCTCGGGGTGACCGGCGACGACCCCGAGGGCGCGCACGCCGCACTGGCCGACTGCACGGGCGGGCCAGAGCAGCAGTGGGTGGTCACCCCGGTGGCCGCCGACACCTACGTCCTGGTCAACGCGACCAGCGGCAAGTGCCTCGACGTGTACGGGCAGAGCACCGACGACGGCACGGACCTGGTGCAGTGGTCCTGCAACGGCCAGGCCAACCAGCAGTGGAAGCTGAACCCCACCGGGTCGGGCCCGGTGCTGCTGGTCGCCGTGCACAGCGGCAAGTGCGCCCAGGTCGACGACGCCGGCACCGAGGCCGGGAGCGAGCTCGAACAGGCCCCCTGCAACGGCGCACCCGAGCAGCAGTGGGCGGTCGGCTGA